Proteins encoded in a region of the Perca fluviatilis chromosome 8, GENO_Pfluv_1.0, whole genome shotgun sequence genome:
- the si:dkey-30c15.10 gene encoding anillin isoform X8, producing the protein MLSMEAGEENVGNVNLKRQRAPLSDSEDNAFSQSEVNDGQKRRRLEAAGQENLSPKPSSSVHRAEVETKPDTPMVPSVRSRVQQLTQRREGGAPLAQRCLSDPGAGSPSAILEKGFRKHCLGEGEFNHRLERFKVPVFQACPAPTPSSADPSPRTRSNFVSAIQQKLHGTPAPSSKQASRMRQEREQELSQLHIHPISENAWLKRSSSDPSLSQRWTPPGPSTNSTWVPRSRGRVWPPMQPWDMDGDAEMKDGSFIEAPASRAEKQSSDGKDTELSSHDETNTAEMIDQMFEEVLEYAGRLEERGDEDTEDHDSGIGVFSGDKDKLDTESEKEKSEEEVESKAEECDESNKLESNRDELLTFPPSGILSPLSRSVEAVVTPLRLAASQESNPPSLLLTPEETTTPLAESAPLYSIDAYRTQRQKKLPTIQNVTPRVQRQAPEKSQPQPFVNTKEKIAALNEEAGKLQSVISQTLQALSCCTDEEHGRGSLEEAEAEKLLLVSCERRSALLAEMARLREERNSGDAAGEDREDVSQQACRGTVGITNIQLPLKVEFVCSSHNRTGRPSHYFFVLIRYGPCNIVATPLATAADAQNGDTISFPTSVTLKDIRSHFEIDVEVYSLSHTSGSNCSVDRTTTKSRVTPRKLLNTITRSSNSLTTGALPALNTRRSSNFCLVGSHKITLASLGHSKFPLDKMKLEGKIRRLLGDEFQEKVPFLSPLEGNIYLRLDSEGHSDVQHQGFLTMFEMISGYGVWHRRYFVLVGCNMYYWNHPNDQETKDAEGSISLSSSPGQCVRPVKRDACARPFTFELVSNIKRQQDASQEALARFSADTKQESLDWMEKLSQALLDFHTWNRTSATQTESQQSNTSISGTLRESIL; encoded by the exons ATG CTCAGTATGGAAGCTGGCGAAGAAAATGTTGGCAACGTCAACTTGAAAAGACAGAGAGCACCTCTGTCAGATTCTGAAGACAATGCCTTCTCACAAtcag AGGTGAATGATGGCCAGAAGCGGCGACGTCTGGAGGCAGCTGGTCAGGAGAATCTCAGTCCTAAACCATCCTCCTCTGTACACCGAGCTGAGGTAGAGACAAAGCCAGACACACCGATGGTTCCTTCAGTCCGGTCCCGAGTCCAGCAACTCACCCAGAGACGAGAGG GGGGAGCTCCTCTGGCCCAGCGGTGCCTGTCGGACCCTGGGGCTGGCAGCCCATCGGCCATCCTCGAAAAGGGCTTCAGGAAGCATTGCCTTG GGGAGGGAGAGTTTAATCATCGACTGGAGCGTTTCAAAGTGCCAGTCTTCCAGGCTTGCCCAGCCCCCACACCGAGCTCTGCTGACCCCTCGCCGCGGACCCGCTCCAACTTTGTGTCTGCCATTCAGCAGAAACTCCACGGCACCCCAGCACCTAGCTCCAAGCAAGCTTCTCGCATGCGCCAG GAACGGGAACAGGAGTTGAGCCAGTTGCATATCCATCCAATCAGTGAGAATGCCTGGCTGAAAAGGAGCAGCTCTGATCCCTCGTTGTCTCAG AGATGGACCCCTCCTGGCCCCTCAACTAACTCCACCTGGGTTCCTAGATCTAGAGGGAGAGTTTGGCCTCCTATGCAGCCCTGGGAT ATGGATGGTGATGCTGAGATGAAAGATGGCAGCTTCATTGAAGCTCCCGCATCACGTGCAGAGAAGCAATCCTCAGATGGAAAAG ATACTGAACTGAGCTCTCATGATGAGACCAACACCGCTGAAATGATTGACCAGATGTTCGAGGAGGTGCTGGAATATGCTGGAAGGTTggaggagaggggggatgaAGACACCGAGGACCACGACAGTGGCATTGGCGTTTTCTCTGGAGACAAAGATAAGCTGGACACAGAGTCTGAGAAGGAGAAAAGTGAAGAAGAGGTGGAGTCTAAAGCGGAAGAGTGTGATGAGAGCAATAAGCTTGAAAGCAACAGAGATGAGCTGCTGACTTTTCCTCCCAGCGGcatcctctctcctctcagcAGGTCTGTGGAGGCTGTGGTCACCCCTCTG CGACTGGCAGCGAGCCAGGAGTCCAATCCTCCCTCTCTGCTCTTGACTCCAGAAGAGACCACCACCCCTCTTGCTGAATCTGCTCCACTATACAG TATTGATGCCTACcgcacacaaagacagaaaaagctGCCCACCATTCAGAATGTCACTCCTAGGGTTCAGAGACAAGCTCCTGAGAAGTCCCAACCTCAACCCTTTGTCAACACCAAGGAGAAAATCGCG GCTCTGAATGAAGAAGCAGGGAAGCTGCAGTCTGTGATCAGCCAGACCCTGCAGGCTCTGAGCTGCTGTACTGATGAGGAGCATGGACGCGGCTCgctggaggaggctgaagcTGAGAAGCTGCTGTTGGTCTCCT GTGAGAGACGCTCTGCCCTTCTGGCAGAGATGGCCAGactgagggaggagaggaactCGGGAGATGCAGCAGGAGAGGACCGGGAGGATGTTTCCCAGCAGGCCTGCAGAGGGACTGTCGGCATCACAAACATCCAGCTTCCTCTTAAGGTGGAATTTGTCTGCTCCTCACACAACCGCACAG GTCGGCCAAGTCACTACTTCTTCGTCCTGATCCGCTACGGGCCCTGCAACATTGTCGCCACCCCGCTGGCCACGGCTGCTGATGCTCAGAATGGAGACACCATCTCCTTCCCTACTTCTGTCACTCT GAAGGACATTCGATCACACTTCGAGATTGATGTGGAAGTCTACAGCCTG TCCCACACTTCAGGTAGTAACTGCAGCGTGGACCGGACCACCACCAAGTCACGG GTCACACCAAGAAAGCTTCTGAACACTATCACA AGATCCAGTAACAGTCTAACAA CTGGTGCTCTTCCTGCTCTCAACACTCGTCGCTCCAGCAACTTTTGTCTGGTGGGCTCTCATAAAATCACCTTAGCCTCACTGGGACACAGCAAGTTCCCTCTGGATAAG ATGAAACTTGAAGGCAAAATCAGGAGGCTGCTGGGAGATGAATTTCAGGAAAAG GTGCCTTTTCTCTCACCTCTAGAGGGCAACATCTACCTGCGACTGGACAGTGAAGGCCACTCTGATGTACAGCACCAAGGCTTCCTG ACGATGTTTGAGATGATCAGTGGATACGGTGTGTGGCATCGCAGATATTTTGTTCTGGTTGGATGCAACATGTACTACTGGAACCACCCCAATGACCAAGAAACTAAG GATGCAGAGGGCAGCATTTCTCTGTCCAGCTCCCCCGGTCAGTGTGTGAGGCCTGTGAAGAGGGACGCGTGTGCTCGACCTTTCACCTTTGAGCTGGTGAGCAACATCAAACGGCAGCAGGACGCCAGCCAGGAAGCCTTGGCCAG GTTTTCCGCTGACACCAAACAGGAGAGCTTGGACTGGATGGAGAAACTCAGTCAAGCTCTTTTGGACTTTCACACATGGAACCGAACATCAGCAACCCAAACGGAGAGTCAACAGTCAAACACGTCCATCAGTGGGACCCTGAGGGAGAGCATACTGTAA
- the si:dkey-30c15.10 gene encoding anillin isoform X4, with protein sequence MLSMEAGEENVGNVNLKRQRAPLSDSEDNAFSQSEVNDGQKRRRLEAAGQENLSPKPSSSVHRAEVETKPDTPMVPSVRSRVQQLTQRREGGAPLAQRCLSDPGAGSPSAILEKGFRKHCLGEGEFNHRLERFKVPVFQACPAPTPSSADPSPRTRSNFVSAIQQKLHGTPAPSSKQASRMRQEREQELSQLHIHPISENAWLKRSSSDPSLSQRWTPPGPSTNSTWVPRSRGRVWPPMQPWDQMDGDAEMKDGSFIEAPASRAEKQSSDGKGERAPSDTEASVEITTSNEGQQHMKCKEQNAYRGDDIRGEKEYKASVANEEEQLGTQRPHTQTVLKLSFSEDQSFSKAPFGEDQNMSELPTGDEQSLLESTHAEESNMNTETVEDSIVAEQDKFEVFSCEEIDGSTFSEEGIEPSTDEESRSWRYPQDKVCKEENVSVKEEERELESSRVEKETRVSVSDHSEPSDILDGECELGDISGGIAGSSEMQEDKKPRPDEDESESCLDASVKHQSNLNRDQGNTESCKGFSAMKLNQKDTRECTRRKDMRQKATEGGESSKKVTFILEPELINDSTLSEASTSMESRAETSMSDTELSSHDETNTAEMIDQMFEEVLEYAGRLEERGDEDTEDHDSGIGVFSGDKDKLDTESEKEKSEEEVESKAEECDESNKLESNRDELLTFPPSGILSPLSRSVEAVVTPLRLAASQESNPPSLLLTPEETTTPLAESAPLYSIDAYRTQRQKKLPTIQNVTPRVQRQAPEKSQPQPFVNTKEKIAALNEEAGKLQSVISQTLQALSCCTDEEHGRGSLEEAEAEKLLLVSCERRSALLAEMARLREERNSGDAAGEDREDVSQQACRGTVGITNIQLPLKVEFVCSSHNRTGRPSHYFFVLIRYGPCNIVATPLATAADAQNGDTISFPTSVTLKDIRSHFEIDVEVYSLSHTSGSNCSVDRTTTKSRVTPRKLLNTITRSSNSLTTGALPALNTRRSSNFCLVGSHKITLASLGHSKFPLDKVPFLSPLEGNIYLRLDSEGHSDVQHQGFLTMFEMISGYGVWHRRYFVLVGCNMYYWNHPNDQETKDAEGSISLSSSPGQCVRPVKRDACARPFTFELVSNIKRQQDASQEALARFSADTKQESLDWMEKLSQALLDFHTWNRTSATQTESQQSNTSISGTLRESIL encoded by the exons ATG CTCAGTATGGAAGCTGGCGAAGAAAATGTTGGCAACGTCAACTTGAAAAGACAGAGAGCACCTCTGTCAGATTCTGAAGACAATGCCTTCTCACAAtcag AGGTGAATGATGGCCAGAAGCGGCGACGTCTGGAGGCAGCTGGTCAGGAGAATCTCAGTCCTAAACCATCCTCCTCTGTACACCGAGCTGAGGTAGAGACAAAGCCAGACACACCGATGGTTCCTTCAGTCCGGTCCCGAGTCCAGCAACTCACCCAGAGACGAGAGG GGGGAGCTCCTCTGGCCCAGCGGTGCCTGTCGGACCCTGGGGCTGGCAGCCCATCGGCCATCCTCGAAAAGGGCTTCAGGAAGCATTGCCTTG GGGAGGGAGAGTTTAATCATCGACTGGAGCGTTTCAAAGTGCCAGTCTTCCAGGCTTGCCCAGCCCCCACACCGAGCTCTGCTGACCCCTCGCCGCGGACCCGCTCCAACTTTGTGTCTGCCATTCAGCAGAAACTCCACGGCACCCCAGCACCTAGCTCCAAGCAAGCTTCTCGCATGCGCCAG GAACGGGAACAGGAGTTGAGCCAGTTGCATATCCATCCAATCAGTGAGAATGCCTGGCTGAAAAGGAGCAGCTCTGATCCCTCGTTGTCTCAG AGATGGACCCCTCCTGGCCCCTCAACTAACTCCACCTGGGTTCCTAGATCTAGAGGGAGAGTTTGGCCTCCTATGCAGCCCTGGGAT CAGATGGATGGTGATGCTGAGATGAAAGATGGCAGCTTCATTGAAGCTCCCGCATCACGTGCAGAGAAGCAATCCTCAGATGGAAAAG GTGAAAGGGCCCCCAGTGACACTGAAGCATCTGTAGAGATTACAACCTCTAATGAGGGGCAGCAGCACATGAAATGCAAGGAGCAAAATGCTTATCGAGGTGATGACATCAGGGGGGAGAAAGAGTACAAGGCTTCAGTTGCAAATGAAGAGGAGCAGCTAGGGACCCAACGACCACACACCCAGACTGTATTGAAGTTGTCTTTTAGCGAGGATCAGAGTTTCTCCAAAGCACCTTTTGGTGAGGACCAGAACATGTCAGAGTTGCCTACAGGTGATGAGCAAAGCTTGCTAGAATCAACTCATGCAGAGGAGTCAAACATGAACACAGAAACAGTTGAGGATTCCATAGTAGCTGAACAGGACAAGTTTGAGGTGTTTTCATGTGAAGAAATTGATGGTTCTACATTCAGTGAAGAGGGAATTGAGCCTTCAACAGATGAGGAGTCAAGGTCGTGGAGATATCCTCAAGACAAGGTGTGCAAGGAGGAAAACGTGTCTGTTAAAGAGGAGGAAAGGGAGTTGGAATCATCAAGAGTGGAAAAGGAGACGAGAGTCAGTGTTTCAGATCATAGTGAACCGTCGGACATCCTGGATGGTGAATGTGAATTGGGCGATATCTCTGGTGGGATTGCTGGCTCCTCTGAAATGCAAGAAGATAAGAAACCTAGACCTGACGAGGATGAGTCAGAAAGCTGTTTAGATGCCTCTGTGAAACACCAATCTAATTTAAACCGAGACCAAGGGAACACAGAGTCATGTAAAGGATTTTCTGCAATGAAACTAAACCAGAAAGACACAAGAGAATGTACTCGTAGGAAGGATATGAGGCAAAAGGCaacagagggaggagaaagcTCAAAGAAAGTCACTTTTATCCTGGAGCCTGAGCTAATCAATGACTCAACCCTGTCTGAGGCCAGTACCTCCATGGAGTCCAGGGCAGAGACAAGTATGTCAG ATACTGAACTGAGCTCTCATGATGAGACCAACACCGCTGAAATGATTGACCAGATGTTCGAGGAGGTGCTGGAATATGCTGGAAGGTTggaggagaggggggatgaAGACACCGAGGACCACGACAGTGGCATTGGCGTTTTCTCTGGAGACAAAGATAAGCTGGACACAGAGTCTGAGAAGGAGAAAAGTGAAGAAGAGGTGGAGTCTAAAGCGGAAGAGTGTGATGAGAGCAATAAGCTTGAAAGCAACAGAGATGAGCTGCTGACTTTTCCTCCCAGCGGcatcctctctcctctcagcAGGTCTGTGGAGGCTGTGGTCACCCCTCTG CGACTGGCAGCGAGCCAGGAGTCCAATCCTCCCTCTCTGCTCTTGACTCCAGAAGAGACCACCACCCCTCTTGCTGAATCTGCTCCACTATACAG TATTGATGCCTACcgcacacaaagacagaaaaagctGCCCACCATTCAGAATGTCACTCCTAGGGTTCAGAGACAAGCTCCTGAGAAGTCCCAACCTCAACCCTTTGTCAACACCAAGGAGAAAATCGCG GCTCTGAATGAAGAAGCAGGGAAGCTGCAGTCTGTGATCAGCCAGACCCTGCAGGCTCTGAGCTGCTGTACTGATGAGGAGCATGGACGCGGCTCgctggaggaggctgaagcTGAGAAGCTGCTGTTGGTCTCCT GTGAGAGACGCTCTGCCCTTCTGGCAGAGATGGCCAGactgagggaggagaggaactCGGGAGATGCAGCAGGAGAGGACCGGGAGGATGTTTCCCAGCAGGCCTGCAGAGGGACTGTCGGCATCACAAACATCCAGCTTCCTCTTAAGGTGGAATTTGTCTGCTCCTCACACAACCGCACAG GTCGGCCAAGTCACTACTTCTTCGTCCTGATCCGCTACGGGCCCTGCAACATTGTCGCCACCCCGCTGGCCACGGCTGCTGATGCTCAGAATGGAGACACCATCTCCTTCCCTACTTCTGTCACTCT GAAGGACATTCGATCACACTTCGAGATTGATGTGGAAGTCTACAGCCTG TCCCACACTTCAGGTAGTAACTGCAGCGTGGACCGGACCACCACCAAGTCACGG GTCACACCAAGAAAGCTTCTGAACACTATCACA AGATCCAGTAACAGTCTAACAA CTGGTGCTCTTCCTGCTCTCAACACTCGTCGCTCCAGCAACTTTTGTCTGGTGGGCTCTCATAAAATCACCTTAGCCTCACTGGGACACAGCAAGTTCCCTCTGGATAAG GTGCCTTTTCTCTCACCTCTAGAGGGCAACATCTACCTGCGACTGGACAGTGAAGGCCACTCTGATGTACAGCACCAAGGCTTCCTG ACGATGTTTGAGATGATCAGTGGATACGGTGTGTGGCATCGCAGATATTTTGTTCTGGTTGGATGCAACATGTACTACTGGAACCACCCCAATGACCAAGAAACTAAG GATGCAGAGGGCAGCATTTCTCTGTCCAGCTCCCCCGGTCAGTGTGTGAGGCCTGTGAAGAGGGACGCGTGTGCTCGACCTTTCACCTTTGAGCTGGTGAGCAACATCAAACGGCAGCAGGACGCCAGCCAGGAAGCCTTGGCCAG GTTTTCCGCTGACACCAAACAGGAGAGCTTGGACTGGATGGAGAAACTCAGTCAAGCTCTTTTGGACTTTCACACATGGAACCGAACATCAGCAACCCAAACGGAGAGTCAACAGTCAAACACGTCCATCAGTGGGACCCTGAGGGAGAGCATACTGTAA
- the si:dkey-30c15.10 gene encoding anillin isoform X7: MLSMEAGEENVGNVNLKRQRAPLSDSEDNAFSQSEVNDGQKRRRLEAAGQENLSPKPSSSVHRAEVETKPDTPMVPSVRSRVQQLTQRREGGAPLAQRCLSDPGAGSPSAILEKGFRKHCLGEGEFNHRLERFKVPVFQACPAPTPSSADPSPRTRSNFVSAIQQKLHGTPAPSSKQASRMRQEREQELSQLHIHPISENAWLKRSSSDPSLSQRWTPPGPSTNSTWVPRSRGRVWPPMQPWDQMDGDAEMKDGSFIEAPASRAEKQSSDGKDTELSSHDETNTAEMIDQMFEEVLEYAGRLEERGDEDTEDHDSGIGVFSGDKDKLDTESEKEKSEEEVESKAEECDESNKLESNRDELLTFPPSGILSPLSRSVEAVVTPLRLAASQESNPPSLLLTPEETTTPLAESAPLYSIDAYRTQRQKKLPTIQNVTPRVQRQAPEKSQPQPFVNTKEKIAALNEEAGKLQSVISQTLQALSCCTDEEHGRGSLEEAEAEKLLLVSCERRSALLAEMARLREERNSGDAAGEDREDVSQQACRGTVGITNIQLPLKVEFVCSSHNRTGRPSHYFFVLIRYGPCNIVATPLATAADAQNGDTISFPTSVTLKDIRSHFEIDVEVYSLSHTSGSNCSVDRTTTKSRVTPRKLLNTITRSSNSLTTGALPALNTRRSSNFCLVGSHKITLASLGHSKFPLDKMKLEGKIRRLLGDEFQEKVPFLSPLEGNIYLRLDSEGHSDVQHQGFLTMFEMISGYGVWHRRYFVLVGCNMYYWNHPNDQETKDAEGSISLSSSPGQCVRPVKRDACARPFTFELVSNIKRQQDASQEALARFSADTKQESLDWMEKLSQALLDFHTWNRTSATQTESQQSNTSISGTLRESIL; encoded by the exons ATG CTCAGTATGGAAGCTGGCGAAGAAAATGTTGGCAACGTCAACTTGAAAAGACAGAGAGCACCTCTGTCAGATTCTGAAGACAATGCCTTCTCACAAtcag AGGTGAATGATGGCCAGAAGCGGCGACGTCTGGAGGCAGCTGGTCAGGAGAATCTCAGTCCTAAACCATCCTCCTCTGTACACCGAGCTGAGGTAGAGACAAAGCCAGACACACCGATGGTTCCTTCAGTCCGGTCCCGAGTCCAGCAACTCACCCAGAGACGAGAGG GGGGAGCTCCTCTGGCCCAGCGGTGCCTGTCGGACCCTGGGGCTGGCAGCCCATCGGCCATCCTCGAAAAGGGCTTCAGGAAGCATTGCCTTG GGGAGGGAGAGTTTAATCATCGACTGGAGCGTTTCAAAGTGCCAGTCTTCCAGGCTTGCCCAGCCCCCACACCGAGCTCTGCTGACCCCTCGCCGCGGACCCGCTCCAACTTTGTGTCTGCCATTCAGCAGAAACTCCACGGCACCCCAGCACCTAGCTCCAAGCAAGCTTCTCGCATGCGCCAG GAACGGGAACAGGAGTTGAGCCAGTTGCATATCCATCCAATCAGTGAGAATGCCTGGCTGAAAAGGAGCAGCTCTGATCCCTCGTTGTCTCAG AGATGGACCCCTCCTGGCCCCTCAACTAACTCCACCTGGGTTCCTAGATCTAGAGGGAGAGTTTGGCCTCCTATGCAGCCCTGGGAT CAGATGGATGGTGATGCTGAGATGAAAGATGGCAGCTTCATTGAAGCTCCCGCATCACGTGCAGAGAAGCAATCCTCAGATGGAAAAG ATACTGAACTGAGCTCTCATGATGAGACCAACACCGCTGAAATGATTGACCAGATGTTCGAGGAGGTGCTGGAATATGCTGGAAGGTTggaggagaggggggatgaAGACACCGAGGACCACGACAGTGGCATTGGCGTTTTCTCTGGAGACAAAGATAAGCTGGACACAGAGTCTGAGAAGGAGAAAAGTGAAGAAGAGGTGGAGTCTAAAGCGGAAGAGTGTGATGAGAGCAATAAGCTTGAAAGCAACAGAGATGAGCTGCTGACTTTTCCTCCCAGCGGcatcctctctcctctcagcAGGTCTGTGGAGGCTGTGGTCACCCCTCTG CGACTGGCAGCGAGCCAGGAGTCCAATCCTCCCTCTCTGCTCTTGACTCCAGAAGAGACCACCACCCCTCTTGCTGAATCTGCTCCACTATACAG TATTGATGCCTACcgcacacaaagacagaaaaagctGCCCACCATTCAGAATGTCACTCCTAGGGTTCAGAGACAAGCTCCTGAGAAGTCCCAACCTCAACCCTTTGTCAACACCAAGGAGAAAATCGCG GCTCTGAATGAAGAAGCAGGGAAGCTGCAGTCTGTGATCAGCCAGACCCTGCAGGCTCTGAGCTGCTGTACTGATGAGGAGCATGGACGCGGCTCgctggaggaggctgaagcTGAGAAGCTGCTGTTGGTCTCCT GTGAGAGACGCTCTGCCCTTCTGGCAGAGATGGCCAGactgagggaggagaggaactCGGGAGATGCAGCAGGAGAGGACCGGGAGGATGTTTCCCAGCAGGCCTGCAGAGGGACTGTCGGCATCACAAACATCCAGCTTCCTCTTAAGGTGGAATTTGTCTGCTCCTCACACAACCGCACAG GTCGGCCAAGTCACTACTTCTTCGTCCTGATCCGCTACGGGCCCTGCAACATTGTCGCCACCCCGCTGGCCACGGCTGCTGATGCTCAGAATGGAGACACCATCTCCTTCCCTACTTCTGTCACTCT GAAGGACATTCGATCACACTTCGAGATTGATGTGGAAGTCTACAGCCTG TCCCACACTTCAGGTAGTAACTGCAGCGTGGACCGGACCACCACCAAGTCACGG GTCACACCAAGAAAGCTTCTGAACACTATCACA AGATCCAGTAACAGTCTAACAA CTGGTGCTCTTCCTGCTCTCAACACTCGTCGCTCCAGCAACTTTTGTCTGGTGGGCTCTCATAAAATCACCTTAGCCTCACTGGGACACAGCAAGTTCCCTCTGGATAAG ATGAAACTTGAAGGCAAAATCAGGAGGCTGCTGGGAGATGAATTTCAGGAAAAG GTGCCTTTTCTCTCACCTCTAGAGGGCAACATCTACCTGCGACTGGACAGTGAAGGCCACTCTGATGTACAGCACCAAGGCTTCCTG ACGATGTTTGAGATGATCAGTGGATACGGTGTGTGGCATCGCAGATATTTTGTTCTGGTTGGATGCAACATGTACTACTGGAACCACCCCAATGACCAAGAAACTAAG GATGCAGAGGGCAGCATTTCTCTGTCCAGCTCCCCCGGTCAGTGTGTGAGGCCTGTGAAGAGGGACGCGTGTGCTCGACCTTTCACCTTTGAGCTGGTGAGCAACATCAAACGGCAGCAGGACGCCAGCCAGGAAGCCTTGGCCAG GTTTTCCGCTGACACCAAACAGGAGAGCTTGGACTGGATGGAGAAACTCAGTCAAGCTCTTTTGGACTTTCACACATGGAACCGAACATCAGCAACCCAAACGGAGAGTCAACAGTCAAACACGTCCATCAGTGGGACCCTGAGGGAGAGCATACTGTAA